The Orenia metallireducens genomic interval TGCTGCATTTTTATTCCATAACCCCAACGATGAAGAAGCTGTTCGTTTAGAGAAATATATTCAAGAAAAAGGTATAGAGGAAGCTATTTCCCATTTTACTGGAATTGAAAATCAAAAACTTAAAGATAAAATTGCAAAAGGTTACTATAAATTAAAAGATAAAGGATGCCAAGAGTTAATAAAATAAATGAATTAGGAAGAGGAGGGCTAAAATGCTAAGCCAATATTTAAAAGGGAATATAAATTTCTTAGATGAAGTTTCTTCTTGGGAAGAATCTATTAAGGTAGCTGCAAAGCCATTACTCAAAAAAGGCTTTATCACTGACAAATATATTCAGTCTATGATTAAGAATGTTTATGATAATGGACCATATATGGTTATAGTTCCTAGAATTGCTATGCCCCATGCACAAGATAAAGAAGGTGTAATAAAAACAGGTATATCTTTTTTAAAGTTGAAAAAACCTGTACTTTATCCTGAAGGAAAGGAGGTAAATATTTCTGTTGTTTTGGCTGCAGAAGATAATTCAGGACATTTAGAACTAATAGCTGACCTATCTTCTATATTAGCTGATGAGGAGGTGAGGAACAAATTTGAAAATGTGGAAAGCGAAGAAGAGTTAATCAAAATTATCAAGACAGTGGAGTGATATTATCTGCATGAAATTGATAAAGATCTTTTCATGAAGCTTCAGTTTGTAGTAGGTTGAGAAGTAAAGTTAATATCCTAGTATAAGATACTATAATTTTATAATTATATTGTTGATTAAGAATCTAGTATAAGTATAAGATACTATAAGGTTATTATTATATTGTTGATCAAGAATCTAGTATAAGTAT includes:
- a CDS encoding PTS sugar transporter subunit IIA, whose product is MLSQYLKGNINFLDEVSSWEESIKVAAKPLLKKGFITDKYIQSMIKNVYDNGPYMVIVPRIAMPHAQDKEGVIKTGISFLKLKKPVLYPEGKEVNISVVLAAEDNSGHLELIADLSSILADEEVRNKFENVESEEELIKIIKTVE